A single window of Fischerella sp. PCC 9605 DNA harbors:
- a CDS encoding alpha/beta hydrolase family protein has translation MTVRAFFQATKVETAQPPYDTINLKILYPARMSGSHVEQDMGIVPADVQQVPFPVVIFFCGVNCEAYIYQWLAEKLAERGLVVVMFNWVAENLPGIVSLTPGVDITAWKPGIYGNVPTASALSALLAKLKQLQSEGILAGLLDLERIIVGGHSAGGRIAIENANPRFFPQVVASFAYAAHSMGATIAGYEAGTILPLPDSLPMLLMGGTRDGVIANSSHRYGISSGDATTAVMRTFREAISSKRNDSYLVLLEGANHFTFANPFDSTTGRAFLDFPETQSSEQFRLLMADIISLFIDAHVRHQPEASEALNKLLNTANPLMKSWERK, from the coding sequence ATGACTGTTCGTGCTTTTTTCCAAGCAACAAAAGTCGAGACTGCCCAGCCTCCTTACGATACTATTAACTTGAAAATTCTATATCCAGCCCGAATGTCAGGCAGCCATGTAGAACAGGATATGGGCATTGTGCCTGCTGATGTGCAGCAGGTCCCTTTTCCTGTGGTGATTTTCTTTTGTGGGGTTAACTGCGAAGCCTACATTTACCAATGGCTGGCGGAGAAACTGGCTGAACGGGGATTGGTGGTAGTTATGTTTAACTGGGTTGCGGAAAATCTACCAGGAATAGTTAGCCTCACTCCTGGAGTAGATATTACTGCTTGGAAACCTGGAATTTATGGTAATGTTCCCACTGCTTCCGCTTTGTCCGCACTGCTGGCTAAATTGAAACAGTTACAGTCAGAAGGAATCCTGGCTGGGTTGCTTGATTTAGAACGCATAATTGTAGGTGGACACTCCGCTGGTGGCAGAATTGCAATAGAAAACGCTAATCCCCGCTTTTTTCCCCAGGTAGTAGCATCTTTTGCTTATGCTGCCCACAGTATGGGAGCGACAATAGCTGGATATGAAGCAGGTACTATTTTGCCCTTACCAGACTCCTTACCGATGTTACTGATGGGAGGAACCCGTGATGGGGTGATTGCTAATAGTAGCCATCGCTATGGTATCAGTTCGGGTGACGCGACTACCGCAGTTATGCGTACATTTCGAGAAGCAATTTCTAGCAAACGAAATGACAGCTATCTGGTACTTTTAGAGGGAGCAAACCACTTTACATTTGCTAATCCCTTCGACTCTACAACAGGTAGAGCATTTTTAGACTTCCCGGAAACTCAATCTTCAGAACAATTCCGGTTGTTGATGGCTGATATTATAAGTTTGTTTATTGATGCTCATGTTCGCCACCAGCCAGAAGCATCTGAGGCGCTAAATAAACTGCTAAATACTGCTAATCCTTTGATGAAATCTTGGGAACGCAAATAG
- a CDS encoding secondary thiamine-phosphate synthase enzyme YjbQ, which produces MPIINKFIEVETKQGINIHNITPQIETLIFSTSIQNGQVLVFSRHTTTALAINEYEERLLEDIKVFLEKLAPASERYLHNDLHFRKNIPPDEPMNAHSHLMAMMLNNSEVIPIVDGKLALGTYQSVLFFELDGPRKRTVFCQISGE; this is translated from the coding sequence ATGCCAATTATCAATAAATTCATTGAAGTCGAAACCAAGCAAGGAATTAATATTCATAACATCACGCCCCAAATTGAGACATTAATTTTCTCAACATCAATTCAAAATGGACAAGTTTTGGTCTTCTCTCGCCATACAACAACTGCCTTAGCTATCAACGAGTATGAAGAAAGATTGTTAGAAGATATCAAAGTATTTTTAGAGAAATTAGCACCAGCATCAGAACGCTATTTGCATAACGACTTACATTTCAGAAAAAATATCCCACCAGATGAACCCATGAATGCTCATTCTCATCTGATGGCAATGATGTTGAATAATAGCGAGGTAATTCCTATTGTTGATGGCAAGTTAGCTTTAGGGACTTATCAATCTGTCTTGTTTTTTGAATTGGATGGCCCGCGTAAAAGAACTGTATTTTGCCAAATCTCCGGAGAATAA
- a CDS encoding pyridoxal phosphate-dependent aminotransferase — translation MINFTSRMEAVQSPIIPVVGELIKSCPGTISLGQGVVSYSPPPEAFELLPKFLAEPTNHLYKAVEGIPPLLTALTAKLQTFNNIEINQENCIVVTAGSNMAFMNAILAITSVGDEIILNTPYYFNHEMAITMAGCHPVLVETDENYQLRPDAIAKAITPKTRAVVTISPNNPTGAVYSEAALQQVNQICRDRGIYHISDEAYEYFTYNAVKHTSPGAFVGSSEYTISLYSLSKAYGFASWRIGYMVIPKHLLVAVKKVQDTILICPPVVSQYAALGALQAQPDYLRNNIEAIAQVRELVLDSLQHLEGLCTVALADGAFYFFLKVNTQINTFELVKRLIQEHQVAVIPGTTFGMNHGCYLRVAYGALQKQTAKEGIERLVRGLQKIVKK, via the coding sequence ATGATAAATTTTACCTCTCGCATGGAGGCGGTGCAATCGCCTATTATTCCTGTTGTTGGCGAACTGATTAAAAGCTGCCCCGGAACAATTTCTTTAGGACAAGGTGTTGTTTCTTACAGCCCACCACCAGAAGCCTTTGAACTTTTACCGAAATTCCTCGCCGAACCCACTAATCATCTATACAAAGCTGTTGAGGGAATTCCTCCATTGCTAACAGCACTAACAGCAAAATTGCAAACCTTTAACAACATAGAAATCAACCAGGAAAACTGCATCGTCGTCACAGCAGGTAGCAACATGGCGTTTATGAATGCCATTCTTGCTATTACTTCTGTAGGTGACGAAATTATTTTGAACACGCCCTATTATTTCAATCACGAAATGGCAATTACAATGGCGGGGTGTCATCCGGTGTTGGTAGAAACTGATGAAAATTACCAACTGCGTCCCGATGCGATCGCCAAAGCTATCACCCCAAAAACACGGGCAGTAGTGACAATTTCTCCCAACAATCCAACCGGTGCGGTGTATTCCGAAGCGGCTTTGCAACAAGTCAATCAAATTTGTCGCGATCGCGGTATCTATCACATCAGCGATGAAGCCTACGAATACTTTACCTACAACGCAGTCAAACACACCTCCCCTGGTGCATTTGTTGGCAGTAGCGAATACACCATTTCACTTTACAGCCTTTCCAAAGCCTACGGTTTTGCTAGCTGGCGCATTGGCTACATGGTGATCCCAAAACACCTGCTTGTCGCCGTCAAAAAAGTCCAGGATACAATTTTGATTTGTCCACCCGTAGTTTCCCAGTATGCAGCTTTGGGTGCTTTGCAGGCACAACCAGACTATTTGAGAAATAATATTGAGGCGATCGCCCAAGTGCGAGAATTGGTGCTTGACTCTCTCCAACACTTAGAAGGATTATGTACTGTTGCCCTTGCCGATGGTGCTTTCTATTTTTTCCTCAAAGTTAATACTCAGATAAATACCTTTGAGTTAGTCAAAAGATTAATTCAGGAACATCAAGTTGCAGTTATTCCAGGCACTACCTTTGGCATGAATCACGGATGTTATCTGCGTGTCGCCTACGGTGCATTGCAAAAACAGACAGCCAAAGAAGGAATAGAAAGATTAGTTAGAGGCTTACAAAAGATTGTTAAAAAGTGA
- a CDS encoding ion channel, whose product MNKVHRQAPAPRMINRAGNFNVVRKGISNSHWGDLYHLLLTLSWPKFLALIALGYLVANSFFALAYLAGGDGIENAQPGSFPDAFFFSVQTMASIGYGAMFPKTAYANTLVTIEALLGLMGLAMATGLVFARFSLPKARVMFSRVAVITPYNRVPTLMFRVANERQNWILEAQVRVTLVRSEITAEGEAMRRFYDMQLLRSQTPLFALTWTVMHPIDENSPLYGMTPEQMIEDDMEVVVTLTGIDETVSQAIHSRHSFIAGEIFWNMRFVDILSKTQNGRRSIDYSRFHDVMPLDN is encoded by the coding sequence ATGAACAAAGTCCATCGCCAAGCCCCAGCACCACGAATGATCAACCGTGCTGGCAACTTTAATGTTGTGCGTAAAGGTATATCAAATTCCCATTGGGGAGACCTGTACCATTTGCTACTCACTCTTTCCTGGCCTAAGTTCTTAGCGCTGATCGCTTTAGGGTATTTAGTTGCTAACTCCTTCTTTGCCTTGGCATATCTAGCGGGAGGGGATGGCATAGAAAACGCACAGCCGGGTAGCTTTCCGGATGCCTTTTTTTTCAGCGTCCAGACTATGGCATCTATCGGCTATGGGGCAATGTTTCCCAAAACAGCTTACGCCAATACCTTAGTAACCATTGAAGCACTGTTGGGTCTGATGGGTTTAGCAATGGCGACTGGACTGGTATTTGCCCGCTTTTCGCTGCCTAAGGCGCGAGTGATGTTTAGCCGTGTGGCGGTAATTACGCCCTACAACCGTGTACCAACGCTAATGTTTCGAGTCGCAAACGAGCGCCAAAACTGGATCTTAGAAGCACAAGTGCGGGTGACTTTGGTACGTAGCGAGATTACTGCTGAAGGAGAGGCAATGCGGCGATTTTACGATATGCAACTACTTCGCAGCCAGACACCACTATTTGCCCTGACTTGGACAGTTATGCATCCAATTGATGAAAACAGTCCCCTCTATGGGATGACACCAGAACAGATGATTGAGGATGATATGGAAGTAGTGGTAACTCTAACTGGAATTGATGAAACTGTCTCCCAGGCAATTCATTCTCGTCACTCGTTTATTGCTGGGGAAATTTTTTGGAATATGAGATTTGTAGATATTTTATCCAAGACACAGAACGGTAGGCGCAGTATTGACTATTCTCGCTTTCACGATGTTATGCCGCTAGATAATTAG
- the metK gene encoding methionine adenosyltransferase: MKKDFMFSSESVTEGHPDKLCDQISDAIVDKFLQRDPYSRVIAECAVATAIVFIAARFESDAVVDFTKTARQVIKQVGYDEPDFNAKTCSIVTSVKELTSHSYRYWDAKRLSDEEIELIPVTDQVTVFGFACNQTPAFMPLPIWLAHQLARRLTAVRQEKILPYIAPDGKTQVGIEYRDRQPYRIHSISILASQNRQSQLDLADEKILREEIKETIIDSVFEVENEEIKPDEKTRILIDFDQPFTIGGPSVHSGLTGRKNAIDTYGGYSRHSGAALSGKDPTRIDRVGAYAARYAAKNIVAAGLAEECEVQLAYSIGLARPVSIQVETFGTGKISDEEITVLLERHFDFRLAGIIKKFNLRLLSAIVKGGFYRKLAVYGHVGRMDLGIVPWEETDMVPVLLG; encoded by the coding sequence ATGAAAAAAGATTTCATGTTCAGTTCCGAGTCCGTCACTGAAGGACACCCGGATAAACTTTGCGACCAAATCAGCGATGCAATTGTAGATAAATTTCTACAGCGAGATCCTTATTCTAGGGTAATTGCAGAATGTGCTGTAGCCACTGCAATTGTATTCATTGCTGCCAGATTTGAATCTGATGCAGTTGTAGATTTCACAAAAACAGCCAGACAGGTAATTAAGCAGGTCGGTTATGATGAGCCTGATTTTAATGCTAAAACCTGTAGTATTGTCACCAGCGTGAAGGAATTAACATCTCACAGCTACCGTTATTGGGATGCAAAAAGATTATCCGACGAAGAGATAGAGTTAATTCCTGTTACCGATCAAGTGACGGTCTTTGGTTTTGCCTGCAATCAAACCCCTGCTTTCATGCCGCTTCCGATTTGGTTGGCACACCAACTAGCAAGGCGACTAACCGCCGTACGGCAGGAGAAAATACTCCCATACATTGCACCTGATGGCAAAACTCAAGTTGGAATTGAATATCGCGATCGCCAGCCCTACAGAATCCACAGTATCTCTATTCTGGCGAGTCAAAACAGGCAGTCACAATTAGATTTAGCTGATGAAAAAATACTCCGGGAAGAGATTAAAGAAACAATTATCGATTCTGTCTTTGAAGTTGAAAACGAAGAAATAAAGCCCGATGAAAAGACGAGAATCCTCATCGACTTTGACCAGCCTTTCACAATTGGTGGCCCCTCCGTGCATTCAGGGTTAACTGGTAGGAAGAATGCTATAGATACTTACGGAGGTTATTCTCGGCATAGTGGCGCAGCTTTAAGTGGTAAAGACCCGACGCGGATAGACAGAGTTGGTGCTTATGCTGCCCGATATGCAGCCAAAAATATTGTAGCGGCTGGTTTAGCAGAAGAATGTGAAGTGCAGCTAGCCTACTCGATTGGACTGGCTAGACCTGTCAGCATTCAGGTAGAAACTTTCGGTACAGGCAAAATTTCTGATGAAGAAATTACGGTACTTTTGGAAAGGCATTTTGATTTCCGACTAGCGGGAATTATCAAGAAATTTAATTTGAGATTGCTGAGCGCGATCGTCAAAGGTGGATTTTACAGAAAACTGGCTGTTTACGGTCACGTTGGCAGAATGGATTTGGGAATTGTGCCTTGGGAAGAAACGGATATGGTTCCAGTATTGCTAGGATGA
- a CDS encoding cation-translocating P-type ATPase yields MKNHCNVSRRRRNALVKALHTAVEGRARYKINGLQGSEALKKYLELELSGAEGITQVSANPSTGNVLVIYQPGHNASAIAAQIERLVIEYAKQSQHSITLGTANKIDRAEKKAKNLPASNKKSNNRQQKLTNDAPQQEIVAWHLKETDVVIAELKTSKASGLSSKKAQERLKKYGPNTLPEAEPRSGLSMFIDQFKSLPVGLLAVAAGVSVATGGLVDAVVIMGVVVINAAIGYATESNSEKVIRSLKNLVNPTAFTIRDGSIQEISAHEIVVGDILVLKPGSYVPADARLLEAQRLSIDESALTGESMPVTKSAHTLIGENVPLGDRHNMVYMGTLVTGGQGTAVVVATGKYTEMGKIQMMVSEATMPETPMEKQLDQAGSQLVMVSGAVCALFFGIGLWRGNGLLQMLKASISLAVAAVPEGLPTVATTTLALGIANMRKHNVLIRRLDAVETLGSVQTICMDKTGTITANRMTAVELCTDNKCIQVGHDQLLVGHEPINPYENEQLLKLIHVLTLCNESEVEQEGDEYIVRGSATENALIDVAIKGGVNVISLRANYPRLKISHRSQERNYMTTLHATPDERQNLIAVKGSPSEVLSLCSAQIKNGHKVPLTEADRLAIENENEDMAGKALRVLGAAYQLDDCDGLHTRDDLIWLGLVGMIDPVRNGVKGLMGDFHQAGIDTVMITGDQSPTAYAIGKELNLSKGEQLQILDSTHLSNIDPEVMKGLLHRVHVFARISPANKLQVVQALQGSGKVVAMTGDGINDAPALKAADVGIAMGHTGTDVAREVADVVLEDDNLETMIVAVSHGRTIYNNIRKSVHFLLSTNTSEIMVMLAATTAGIGHPMTAIQLLWLNLITDIFPALALAMEAPEPDVLLMPPRDPKEPIIKGSDFKRIILESAALSASALAAYWYGIKRYGIGPQASTIGFMSLTMAQLLHTLSCRSQNHSIFSKQKLPANKYLNIALGGSFVLQILAATVPGLKGLLQIAPIGLVDAAVIGSSAVVPFLVNEGRKELTTKYLQGDNNSTRLLPASNNDVAAIAHLETEHQEVEPQTVAVVSY; encoded by the coding sequence ATGAAAAATCACTGCAACGTCTCCCGTCGCAGGAGGAATGCTCTTGTTAAGGCATTGCATACTGCTGTGGAGGGGAGGGCTAGGTATAAGATTAATGGGCTGCAAGGTTCGGAGGCTCTTAAGAAATACCTAGAGTTGGAGTTGTCAGGGGCAGAAGGCATCACCCAAGTGAGTGCTAACCCGTCAACTGGTAATGTTCTGGTAATCTACCAGCCAGGACATAATGCTTCGGCGATCGCTGCACAAATTGAACGCCTAGTCATAGAGTATGCAAAGCAAAGTCAGCACTCTATAACACTCGGCACAGCAAACAAGATTGACCGAGCGGAGAAAAAGGCGAAAAATTTACCTGCAAGCAACAAAAAATCAAATAATCGTCAACAAAAGCTGACAAATGATGCTCCTCAGCAAGAAATTGTAGCTTGGCATCTCAAAGAAACTGATGTAGTTATTGCTGAGTTAAAAACTTCCAAAGCATCAGGTTTATCTAGCAAGAAAGCACAAGAAAGACTGAAGAAATACGGGCCAAATACTTTACCGGAAGCCGAGCCTCGCTCCGGGTTGAGTATGTTTATTGACCAGTTTAAATCCTTGCCCGTAGGACTTTTGGCAGTTGCAGCTGGTGTGTCAGTTGCTACCGGAGGCTTGGTCGATGCTGTGGTAATTATGGGGGTTGTAGTCATCAATGCCGCCATTGGTTACGCTACAGAAAGCAATTCCGAAAAGGTGATTCGCTCGCTGAAGAACCTAGTTAATCCCACGGCATTTACAATCCGCGATGGCAGCATTCAAGAAATCAGCGCCCACGAAATTGTTGTTGGGGATATTCTAGTTCTTAAACCCGGCAGTTACGTACCAGCAGACGCCAGACTCTTAGAAGCACAGCGTTTGAGCATAGATGAGTCAGCGCTGACGGGTGAGAGTATGCCTGTAACCAAATCCGCCCATACTCTCATCGGCGAAAATGTTCCCTTGGGCGATCGCCATAACATGGTTTACATGGGGACACTAGTAACTGGTGGGCAGGGAACTGCGGTAGTAGTGGCGACTGGCAAATATACGGAGATGGGCAAGATCCAAATGATGGTCAGTGAAGCCACCATGCCCGAAACTCCGATGGAGAAACAACTAGACCAAGCAGGTAGCCAGCTTGTCATGGTATCAGGGGCAGTTTGTGCCTTATTCTTTGGTATTGGACTGTGGCGTGGCAATGGTCTATTGCAGATGCTCAAGGCTTCTATCTCCCTAGCAGTGGCGGCAGTTCCCGAAGGTTTGCCCACAGTTGCTACTACAACTTTGGCGTTGGGGATCGCCAATATGAGGAAGCATAACGTCCTCATCCGCCGTTTGGATGCGGTAGAAACCCTTGGTTCCGTACAGACAATCTGCATGGATAAAACCGGAACCATTACTGCGAACCGGATGACAGCTGTAGAACTGTGTACGGATAACAAGTGCATCCAAGTAGGTCATGACCAATTGTTGGTAGGACACGAACCCATTAATCCTTATGAAAACGAACAGCTCTTAAAGCTGATTCATGTCTTGACGCTGTGCAATGAAAGTGAAGTAGAGCAAGAAGGCGATGAGTACATCGTCAGAGGTTCTGCCACTGAAAACGCACTCATTGATGTTGCTATCAAGGGAGGTGTAAACGTTATCAGTCTGCGGGCAAATTACCCACGACTGAAAATCAGCCACCGCTCCCAAGAACGCAATTACATGACGACGCTGCACGCCACTCCCGATGAGCGGCAAAACCTGATTGCCGTCAAAGGTAGTCCATCAGAAGTTTTAAGTCTGTGCAGCGCTCAAATCAAGAATGGACACAAAGTTCCGCTCACAGAGGCAGACAGGCTAGCCATCGAAAACGAAAACGAGGACATGGCAGGCAAGGCGCTGCGGGTATTAGGAGCTGCTTACCAGCTTGATGACTGCGATGGTCTCCATACTCGCGATGACTTGATCTGGCTGGGACTGGTTGGCATGATCGATCCCGTCAGAAATGGCGTAAAAGGATTGATGGGAGACTTCCATCAAGCTGGCATCGACACGGTGATGATTACTGGCGATCAAAGCCCAACTGCCTACGCCATCGGCAAAGAATTGAATCTGAGCAAGGGCGAACAACTGCAAATTCTCGATTCCACGCACTTGAGTAACATCGATCCCGAAGTGATGAAGGGACTCTTGCATCGCGTCCATGTCTTTGCCCGGATTAGCCCTGCCAACAAACTGCAAGTAGTGCAAGCGTTACAGGGTAGTGGCAAGGTTGTTGCCATGACAGGTGATGGCATTAATGATGCTCCTGCCTTAAAAGCTGCTGATGTGGGTATTGCGATGGGGCATACGGGAACAGATGTTGCCCGCGAAGTCGCCGATGTAGTGCTGGAAGATGACAACCTCGAAACCATGATTGTTGCCGTTAGCCACGGTCGGACAATCTATAACAACATCAGAAAGTCCGTCCATTTCCTGCTGTCTACAAACACCAGCGAAATCATGGTTATGTTAGCAGCGACGACAGCTGGTATTGGTCATCCGATGACAGCTATACAACTGTTGTGGCTGAACTTAATCACAGACATATTCCCAGCGCTGGCTTTAGCAATGGAAGCACCGGAACCCGATGTGCTACTCATGCCACCCCGCGATCCCAAGGAACCGATTATCAAGGGTTCTGACTTTAAGAGAATTATTCTAGAGTCAGCGGCATTGTCTGCCAGTGCTTTAGCAGCCTACTGGTATGGTATCAAACGTTATGGTATCGGGCCACAGGCAAGTACTATCGGTTTCATGAGCTTGACAATGGCTCAGCTGCTGCACACTCTCAGCTGTCGTTCCCAGAATCACAGCATATTCAGCAAGCAAAAACTGCCAGCCAATAAATACTTGAATATTGCGCTTGGTGGTTCCTTCGTTCTCCAGATACTAGCTGCAACCGTGCCGGGACTAAAAGGTCTATTGCAAATCGCTCCGATCGGACTCGTTGATGCTGCGGTGATCGGCAGTAGCGCCGTAGTTCCATTCTTAGTGAATGAAGGCAGAAAAGAACTGACGACAAAGTATCTGCAAGGAGATAACAACTCCACCCGTCTACTTCCTGCTAGCAACAACGATGTTGCTGCGATCGCACATTTAGAAACAGAACACCAGGAGGTGGAACCGCAAACTGTTGCTGTCGTCTCCTATTAA
- a CDS encoding Uma2 family endonuclease, with protein sequence MSAVTPVVKPVSQMRLAPGSAVTIPNVSWQEFESILQELGEHRSARIAYSKGTLEIMVPLPEHEIPRDLLSDIVKTLLKAKGIKYQPFGSTTFKREGTAGIEPDACFYIQNYQRMIGRRRLQADDPPPDLAIETDVTSKTTLEAYRAIGVPEVWIYDSGRLTIYLLSQGIYVKSDTSAIFENIQLTQIIPALVERAWQVGNVQALEEFEAAIAQGREGTE encoded by the coding sequence ATGAGTGCTGTAACTCCTGTTGTCAAACCTGTTAGCCAGATGCGACTTGCTCCTGGTAGCGCAGTTACCATTCCAAATGTGAGTTGGCAGGAATTTGAGTCGATTTTGCAGGAATTGGGAGAACACCGGAGCGCGAGAATAGCCTACAGCAAGGGTACTTTAGAAATTATGGTTCCTCTACCCGAACATGAAATTCCCAGAGACCTTCTTTCTGATATTGTCAAAACATTGCTGAAGGCTAAGGGCATCAAATACCAGCCTTTTGGTTCTACCACCTTCAAACGGGAAGGTACAGCGGGAATTGAACCCGATGCTTGTTTTTATATCCAAAATTATCAACGCATGATAGGTCGTCGCCGCCTGCAAGCAGATGATCCACCACCGGATTTAGCAATTGAAACAGATGTAACTTCTAAAACTACTCTCGAAGCCTATCGAGCAATTGGTGTCCCAGAAGTATGGATTTATGACAGCGGTAGGCTGACTATCTATTTGCTCAGTCAGGGAATTTACGTTAAATCTGACACCAGTGCCATTTTTGAAAATATACAATTAACACAGATTATTCCTGCTTTAGTAGAGCGTGCTTGGCAGGTGGGAAACGTTCAGGCATTGGAAGAATTTGAAGCAGCGATCGCACAAGGAAGAGAAGGAACTGAGTAA
- a CDS encoding uroporphyrinogen-III synthase, with translation MLTPSVKLPLYSKRIIVTAPRNYAVRLSQQLIQQGALPLLMPTIETCLLENFAELDAALAKIDAFDWIVFTSRNGIDAFFQRLEYLGLDPWLLKNCCFSAIGKDAEQLAAFGVKVDLIPQQPSPEGIIAELAKIPDIREKTILVPVPEVVGVPEPDIIPNFVASLEKLGMSVTRVPTYMTRRLDKCFYEVELRLIRQGNIDVIAFSSTAEVAGFLQMVSSKEDYEQCAIACFGPYTATNAKKLGLNVSIVAKDYSSFAGFAEAIASFFLVKSGNALSKHDSRF, from the coding sequence TTGCTGACCCCATCTGTCAAACTACCCTTATACAGTAAACGCATCATTGTCACCGCACCTCGAAACTACGCTGTGAGATTATCGCAACAACTCATTCAACAAGGTGCTTTACCTTTGCTGATGCCAACTATAGAAACTTGTTTGCTAGAGAATTTTGCTGAGTTGGATGCTGCACTTGCAAAAATCGATGCATTCGATTGGATTGTTTTCACAAGTAGAAATGGTATCGATGCATTTTTCCAACGCTTAGAATATTTGGGGCTAGACCCTTGGCTACTAAAAAATTGTTGTTTTTCTGCGATTGGTAAGGACGCGGAACAATTAGCGGCTTTTGGTGTGAAAGTAGATTTAATTCCTCAACAACCCAGCCCAGAAGGAATCATTGCTGAATTGGCTAAAATTCCAGATATTCGAGAGAAAACCATTTTAGTGCCAGTTCCAGAAGTTGTCGGCGTACCAGAACCCGATATAATTCCTAACTTTGTTGCTAGTTTAGAAAAACTGGGTATGAGTGTCACTCGCGTACCAACCTATATGACGCGGCGTTTAGACAAATGTTTTTATGAGGTGGAGTTAAGGCTAATTCGTCAGGGAAATATAGATGTCATCGCTTTTAGCAGCACTGCGGAAGTTGCAGGTTTTTTGCAAATGGTTAGCTCAAAAGAGGATTATGAGCAGTGTGCGATCGCTTGCTTTGGCCCATATACTGCAACTAATGCCAAAAAGTTGGGTTTAAATGTTTCCATCGTTGCCAAAGATTACAGTTCATTTGCAGGGTTTGCAGAAGCGATCGCCTCATTTTTTCTGGTTAAGTCTGGAAATGCTCTTTCAAAGCACGACAGCCGATTCTAA
- a CDS encoding fasciclin domain-containing protein, with translation MKVNNSNLLTKLAGIVGVTGVSFLVGLPVGANQALNPNPGIFQEVTYSRGQRILANNNYTPSASVQQTKGKTPAKNIIAQGTSSGGVLNPSPGILQECPYNRAACPQTTPAPAVPPTTPETPPSEPGTTPTQPEAGTEDKTLVAVAESSKDFTVLTKALKAAGLAETLQGTGPFTVFAPTDEAFAKLPQDAVQDLLKPENKEVLVKILTYHVVPGQVLSGDLKSGEVKSVEGGPISVKVDGPNNVMVNDAKVTQPDIKGSNGVIHAIDNVILPPDL, from the coding sequence ATGAAGGTAAATAATAGCAATTTGCTGACCAAATTGGCTGGTATTGTGGGAGTGACGGGCGTCAGTTTCCTTGTTGGTTTACCTGTAGGGGCAAACCAGGCATTAAATCCTAATCCTGGTATTTTTCAAGAAGTGACCTATAGCCGTGGTCAACGAATTTTAGCAAACAACAATTACACACCTAGTGCGTCGGTACAGCAAACAAAGGGTAAAACTCCAGCTAAAAATATAATAGCGCAGGGTACCAGTAGTGGCGGAGTACTAAATCCTAGCCCCGGTATTTTGCAGGAGTGTCCCTACAACCGTGCTGCTTGTCCTCAAACTACTCCCGCACCTGCTGTTCCACCTACTACTCCTGAAACACCACCTTCTGAACCAGGAACAACTCCAACTCAACCAGAAGCAGGAACTGAAGACAAAACCCTAGTAGCCGTGGCGGAATCCAGCAAAGATTTTACAGTGTTGACAAAGGCTCTCAAAGCAGCCGGGTTAGCAGAAACTTTGCAAGGTACAGGACCATTCACCGTTTTTGCTCCTACTGATGAGGCTTTTGCGAAATTGCCCCAAGATGCTGTGCAAGATTTGTTGAAGCCAGAGAATAAAGAAGTATTGGTGAAGATTTTGACTTACCATGTAGTGCCTGGTCAGGTATTATCTGGCGATTTGAAATCTGGCGAAGTTAAAAGCGTTGAAGGCGGCCCGATTAGCGTTAAGGTTGATGGCCCTAACAATGTGATGGTCAACGATGCGAAGGTAACTCAACCAGATATCAAAGGTAGCAACGGCGTTATTCATGCTATTGATAACGTCATTTTGCCTCCTGACTTGTAA